Proteins from a single region of Streptomyces griseiscabiei:
- a CDS encoding pyridoxamine 5'-phosphate oxidase family protein has product MTGTQQPTTPEQTPSPAAYTPTARTVPTRSAQKAAYDRELVHAILDEGYVCHLGFVRDGAPVVLPTLYARVGETLYVHGSTGSRPLRMTGQADPGLPVCLTVTHVDALILARSGFHHSINYRSVVVHGIAHQVTDPQERRIALDALVDHVVPGRSRDSRPANGKEFAATAVIRLDLDEVSAKTRTGGVNDEPEDLSLPHWAGVVPLRKGYETPVPDPDLAPGTELPDYLRTL; this is encoded by the coding sequence ATGACGGGGACCCAGCAGCCGACGACACCAGAGCAGACGCCATCGCCCGCCGCGTACACCCCCACCGCCCGCACCGTCCCCACCCGGTCCGCGCAGAAGGCCGCGTACGACAGGGAGCTGGTGCACGCGATACTCGACGAGGGGTACGTCTGCCATCTCGGCTTCGTCCGCGACGGCGCGCCGGTGGTGCTGCCGACCCTGTACGCCCGGGTCGGCGAGACGCTCTATGTACACGGTTCGACGGGCTCGCGCCCCCTGCGCATGACGGGCCAGGCCGACCCGGGCCTCCCGGTCTGCCTCACGGTCACACATGTGGACGCGCTGATCCTGGCCCGCTCCGGCTTCCACCACTCGATCAACTACCGCTCGGTGGTGGTGCACGGCATCGCCCACCAGGTCACCGACCCGCAGGAGCGGCGGATCGCCCTGGACGCCCTCGTCGACCATGTCGTACCGGGCCGCTCGCGGGACTCCCGGCCCGCCAACGGCAAGGAGTTCGCGGCCACCGCCGTGATCCGCCTCGACCTGGACGAGGTCTCCGCCAAGACCCGTACCGGCGGCGTCAACGACGAACCCGAAGACCTCTCCCTCCCCCACTGGGCCGGCGTCGTCCCCCTCCGCAAGGGCTACGAGACCCCCGTCCCGGACCCGGACCTGGCCCCGGGCACGGAACTCCCGGACTATCTCAGGACGCTGTAG
- a CDS encoding EamA family transporter has protein sequence MHTSQGSQAHRGRGAGLVIALGSALAFGGSGTAGKPLIEAGLDPLHVVWLRVVGAALVMLPLAVRHRDLVVRRPALLVGFGLFAVAGVQAFYFASISRIPVGVALLVEYLGPALVLGWVRFVQRRPVTPAAAVGVVLAVGGLACVVEIWSGLTFDPLGLLFALGAACCQAGYFVLSDQGSDAGAEAPDPLGVIAYGLLVGAAVLTVVARPWGMDWAVLGGSAWMDGTAVPAWLLLAWVVLLATVVAYVTGVVAVRRLSPQVAGVVGCLEAVVAIMLAWALLGEHLSAPQIVGGVVVLVGAFVAQRVAPGKGESRKVASGGEGVEAELSVGRGR, from the coding sequence GTGCATACGTCTCAGGGGAGTCAGGCGCACCGCGGGCGCGGTGCCGGGCTGGTGATCGCGCTGGGGTCCGCCCTCGCCTTCGGTGGATCGGGGACCGCGGGCAAACCGCTCATCGAGGCGGGGCTCGATCCGCTGCATGTGGTGTGGCTGCGGGTGGTCGGCGCCGCGCTGGTGATGCTGCCGCTCGCCGTGCGCCACCGGGATCTGGTGGTCCGCCGGCCCGCGCTGCTCGTGGGGTTCGGGCTGTTCGCCGTGGCCGGTGTGCAGGCCTTCTACTTCGCGTCGATCTCCCGCATCCCCGTCGGTGTCGCCCTCCTCGTGGAGTACCTCGGGCCGGCACTGGTCCTCGGCTGGGTGCGGTTCGTGCAGCGGCGGCCGGTGACTCCGGCCGCCGCCGTCGGGGTCGTGCTCGCGGTCGGCGGCCTCGCCTGTGTCGTCGAGATCTGGTCGGGGCTGACCTTCGACCCGCTGGGGCTGCTGTTCGCGCTCGGGGCCGCCTGCTGTCAGGCCGGGTACTTCGTCCTGTCCGACCAGGGCAGCGACGCGGGGGCCGAGGCGCCGGATCCGCTCGGGGTCATCGCCTACGGGCTGCTGGTGGGGGCGGCGGTGCTCACCGTGGTGGCCCGGCCGTGGGGGATGGACTGGGCCGTGCTCGGCGGGTCCGCGTGGATGGACGGGACGGCCGTGCCTGCCTGGCTGCTGCTCGCGTGGGTGGTGCTGCTCGCCACGGTGGTCGCGTACGTCACCGGGGTGGTGGCCGTGCGGCGGCTGTCTCCGCAGGTGGCGGGGGTCGTGGGATGCCTTGAGGCGGTTGTCGCGATCATGCTGGCGTGGGCCCTGCTGGGGGAGCACCTGTCCGCTCCGCAGATCGTGGGCGGGGTGGTGGTGCTGGTCGGGGCGTTCGTCGCGCAGCGGGTCGCCCCGGGGAAGGGGGAGTCCCGGAAGGTGGCGTCCGGTGGGGAAGGGGTCGAAGCCGAGCTGTCGGTGGGGCGGGGGCGGTGA